Proteins encoded by one window of Cyclobacteriaceae bacterium:
- a CDS encoding cytochrome c: MLSCNQPKTRDSNKFTNYFRQGELLYTKHCSNCHQADGSGLGRLYPPLKQSDYMNDNFEQVLCLMRNGIQGELTVNGVQYNQAMPGVPTLTDLEIAEIATYIYNAWDNERGLVDVKEAERILNTCAVE, translated from the coding sequence ATGCTGAGTTGCAATCAACCTAAAACCAGAGACTCCAATAAATTCACGAATTACTTTCGTCAAGGCGAACTGCTTTACACCAAACATTGCAGCAATTGTCATCAGGCTGATGGAAGCGGATTGGGAAGACTTTATCCACCACTCAAGCAATCTGATTACATGAACGACAACTTTGAGCAGGTGCTTTGTCTCATGCGCAATGGCATTCAAGGAGAATTAACAGTTAATGGTGTGCAGTATAATCAGGCCATGCCAGGCGTTCCCACGCTAACCGATTTAGAGATCGCGGAAATTGCCACATACATTTACAATGCCTGGGATAATGAACGCGGGTTGGTTGATGTGAAGGAAGCTGAAAGAATTTTGAACACATGTGCGGTAGAATAA
- a CDS encoding MOSC domain-containing protein has product MSTLRLSEIWIYPIKSLSGIRVNEATVLNKGLTFDRRWMLVDEHNRFLTQREYPQMALFQVSLNNQQLHILHRKNSADIEFPAFATTGTEYKATIWDDEVTTLEPSPEVSTWFSDQLNMNCRLVYFPEPNSRPVDERYATNHEHVSLADAYPFLVIGQASLDDLNTRLSSPVPMKRFRPNFVFTGGKPYEEDQWRDFSIGEMNFTGVKNCARCVLTTVDPETGTKGKEPLATLSQYRNQGNKILFGQNAVARSTGTVRVNDPISVYPI; this is encoded by the coding sequence ATGAGCACATTGCGGTTAAGTGAAATCTGGATCTACCCAATCAAATCCTTAAGTGGGATACGTGTGAACGAAGCCACTGTGTTGAATAAGGGCTTAACGTTTGACAGGCGTTGGATGCTGGTGGATGAACACAATCGATTTTTAACACAACGCGAATATCCGCAGATGGCTTTGTTCCAGGTAAGTCTTAACAATCAACAACTGCATATTCTACATCGAAAGAATAGTGCTGATATTGAATTCCCGGCTTTCGCCACAACCGGAACAGAATACAAAGCAACCATCTGGGACGATGAAGTGACAACCCTCGAACCAAGCCCTGAAGTAAGCACATGGTTCTCCGATCAATTGAACATGAATTGCCGGCTGGTTTATTTTCCTGAACCTAACTCACGGCCAGTTGATGAACGCTATGCTACAAACCATGAGCATGTGAGTTTGGCAGACGCCTATCCTTTTCTGGTTATCGGCCAGGCTTCTTTAGATGACCTGAATACGCGATTGTCATCTCCCGTTCCAATGAAACGATTCCGGCCCAACTTTGTATTTACCGGAGGCAAGCCGTACGAAGAAGATCAATGGAGGGATTTTTCGATTGGTGAAATGAACTTTACCGGTGTTAAAAACTGCGCCCGCTGCGTGCTTACTACAGTTGATCCGGAAACCGGAACAAAAGGCAAAGAACCCCTCGCCACGCTGAGTCAATATCGAAACCAGGGAAATAAGATTCTCTTTGGACAAAATGCTGTAGCCCGATCTACCGGAACGGTTCGGGTGAATGATCCTATCTCAGTTTATCCCATTTAA
- a CDS encoding Crp/Fnr family transcriptional regulator, whose amino-acid sequence MSNTASLWYFESVNLFDVLCPHKTKVMDQKHEFRSFKKDQFIYIPNEEASHLYMIAQGRVKIGHYLDDGQEVVSAILTTGEIFGELALAGEEKRRDFAQVMDNDTQICPLSIDELKSLMKEDKELSFRLLKLVGLRLMRLERKLELLVFKDARTRIIEFLKDAASWKGKKVGFETMIPTKLTHKDIAALTGTSRQTVTTILNELKEQNLIYFDRKKILIRDLSNLK is encoded by the coding sequence ATGAGTAACACGGCTTCTTTATGGTATTTCGAAAGTGTTAATCTGTTTGATGTGTTGTGTCCGCACAAAACAAAAGTGATGGACCAGAAACATGAATTCAGAAGCTTTAAGAAAGATCAGTTCATTTATATTCCCAATGAGGAGGCTAGTCACCTCTACATGATTGCACAAGGTCGTGTTAAAATAGGGCATTACCTGGATGATGGACAGGAGGTGGTGAGCGCCATTTTAACTACCGGAGAAATTTTTGGTGAACTCGCTTTAGCGGGTGAGGAGAAGCGAAGAGACTTCGCGCAGGTGATGGATAACGATACGCAGATTTGTCCGTTGAGTATTGATGAATTAAAATCCTTAATGAAAGAAGACAAAGAGTTGAGTTTTCGGTTGCTGAAGTTGGTAGGCTTGCGCCTGATGCGCCTTGAACGGAAACTTGAGTTACTGGTATTTAAAGACGCGCGAACACGAATCATTGAGTTCTTAAAAGACGCTGCCTCGTGGAAAGGAAAAAAGGTGGGTTTTGAAACGATGATTCCCACAAAGCTTACCCATAAAGACATTGCCGCCCTTACGGGAACATCCCGGCAAACGGTGACAACCATTTTAAATGAGTTAAAAGAACAAAACCTGATTTATTTCGACAGGAAGAAAATTCTGATCCGCGATTTGTCTAATCTAAAATAG
- the msrB gene encoding peptide-methionine (R)-S-oxide reductase MsrB: MKSKIIEKEKPVVAEQKVFKTEEEWKKILTPEQYHILREKGTERPFTGKYYKTSDKGVYSCAACNAELFTSDMKFDSDCGWPSFDQAMAGGKIKYEVDTSHGWTRTEIMCANCGGHLGHVFDDGPTITGKRYCVNSVSLTFYKEKK, translated from the coding sequence ATGAAATCAAAGATTATTGAAAAAGAAAAGCCCGTGGTGGCTGAGCAAAAGGTTTTTAAAACGGAAGAGGAGTGGAAGAAAATCCTCACGCCTGAGCAATATCACATTTTGCGTGAAAAGGGAACTGAACGCCCCTTTACCGGAAAGTATTACAAAACCAGTGATAAGGGGGTTTACTCCTGTGCGGCCTGCAATGCCGAGTTGTTTACATCTGACATGAAATTTGATTCGGATTGCGGTTGGCCAAGTTTTGATCAGGCTATGGCTGGTGGTAAAATTAAATATGAAGTAGATACATCACATGGCTGGACACGTACTGAAATTATGTGCGCCAATTGCGGAGGACATTTAGGCCATGTGTTCGATGATGGTCCCACGATTACCGGTAAGCGCTATTGCGTGAATTCGGTGTCACTTACTTTTTACAAAGAGAAGAAGTAA
- a CDS encoding SCO family protein produces the protein MKKILILSALALLLLNCTPKKQNEKLPILGYREVVAKEVEGKKVIDTVYHSIADFQFVNQDSALVTNETFAGKIYVADFFFTSCRTICPVMKTQMLRVYEATQDMPDVAILSHTIDPEHDTVALLHDFADRLGVSSSKWHFVTGEQDNIYDIAQTSYFATAMVDKTEPDGFIHSGAFLLIDKERRIRGKYDGTLEEDVDRLIKDIERLRREYDQ, from the coding sequence ATGAAGAAAATTCTAATTCTATCTGCACTTGCTTTATTGCTTCTGAATTGTACGCCTAAAAAGCAAAATGAAAAACTCCCAATTCTCGGTTACCGCGAAGTGGTGGCCAAAGAAGTGGAGGGCAAAAAAGTGATCGATACAGTTTATCATTCCATTGCTGATTTTCAATTTGTAAATCAGGACAGCGCCCTGGTGACCAACGAAACCTTTGCCGGAAAAATTTACGTGGCCGATTTCTTCTTTACTTCATGCCGTACCATTTGCCCGGTTATGAAAACACAGATGCTTCGCGTATACGAAGCCACCCAGGATATGCCCGATGTGGCCATTCTTTCACACACCATCGATCCGGAACATGACACGGTTGCCCTGCTTCATGATTTTGCGGATCGCTTAGGCGTTTCCAGCAGCAAGTGGCATTTCGTTACCGGAGAGCAAGATAACATTTACGACATCGCCCAAACGAGTTACTTCGCCACCGCTATGGTCGACAAAACCGAACCCGATGGTTTTATTCATAGCGGTGCTTTTTTGCTGATTGATAAAGAGCGAAGAATTCGTGGAAAATATGATGGCACCCTGGAGGAAGATGTTGACCGGTTGATAAAAGACATTGAGCGATTAAGACGGGAGTATGATCAATGA
- a CDS encoding (2Fe-2S)-binding protein: MASFNLKINKKKYTVEADPNMPLLWALRDVIGLTGTKFGCGIAQCGACTVHLNGDAVRSCSLPISAVGDGEVVTIEGLSENGDHPVQKAWEEVDVMQCGYCQAGQIMSAAALLEKNPNPSDEEISSAMNGNICRCGTYVRIREAVKKAATLK, translated from the coding sequence ATGGCGTCATTCAATTTAAAAATCAACAAGAAAAAATACACGGTTGAAGCGGACCCGAACATGCCCTTGCTGTGGGCGTTGCGCGATGTCATCGGCTTAACCGGTACCAAGTTTGGCTGTGGCATTGCCCAATGTGGTGCCTGCACCGTTCACCTGAATGGCGATGCGGTTAGGTCTTGTTCACTTCCCATTTCGGCCGTAGGCGATGGTGAGGTGGTAACCATTGAAGGCCTGTCCGAGAATGGAGATCATCCCGTGCAAAAAGCCTGGGAAGAAGTTGATGTGATGCAATGCGGTTACTGCCAGGCCGGACAGATCATGTCGGCAGCAGCCTTATTGGAGAAAAATCCGAATCCGAGTGATGAAGAAATCTCCTCGGCCATGAACGGCAACATCTGCCGGTGCGGTACCTATGTGCGCATTCGCGAAGCCGTAAAAAAGGCTGCAACATTAAAGTGA
- a CDS encoding molybdopterin-dependent oxidoreductase: MEIIKTHYNRRSFLKVSAAAGGGLMIGFNWLMSCAPSDEKGTLAMPDEWFDINAYLKIGNNGVVTIYSPNPEIGQNVKTAMPMIVAEELDVDWANVLVEQAPLNTIKYKRQLAGGSQSIRQEWKTLRIAGATARRMLMEAAAQKWEVPVSELTVDKGIIKNASGKTLGFGDVATLAVSVEVPEEVQLKDPKDFKIIGKPTKNVDGKKVIKGEPLFGLDIKREGMLIAMIAHAPAFGMRPKSVDDSAARSMPGIKDVFTITTLPDGIEPQWSDVNAFKELVVVVGDNTWNVIQAKKALKIEWEATSELMSTEGYDKALSDLLEKKADEPARKDGNPDEIFKKAAKIVERTYSAPFLAHNTMEPMNFFAHVTADGAELLGPIQTPEQLRTTTAAVLGLPEDKVTVGMTRQGGGFGRRLYGHFGVEAAVISKHVNAPVKLVYTREDDMTQGTYRPAYKVKYQAAIDKDNNLLGIKIRGAGIHESPVFAHRFPAGAVDHYLVENHSLDSNISTGAWRAPRSNFMAIAEQSFLDEVAEVVGKDPIDFRLELLDRAATNPVGERNDYDAARYAGVLKLVKEKSGWGEKKEGVHRGVSAYFCHNSYVAQVMDVVVKNSKPVVQKVWCAVDCGIVVNPEGAKNQLEGGIVDGIGHTLYSEMTFKDGKPDQTNFHNYRLIRNSEAPLEVECFFVDNGIDPTGLGEPGLPPAGAALANALYAATGKRLTTQPFAKSELAITPM, translated from the coding sequence ATGGAAATCATTAAAACACATTATAACAGAAGATCATTTTTAAAAGTATCTGCAGCGGCCGGTGGTGGCCTGATGATCGGCTTCAACTGGCTGATGTCGTGTGCGCCTTCGGATGAAAAAGGAACGTTGGCCATGCCCGATGAATGGTTCGACATTAACGCGTACCTGAAAATTGGCAATAACGGTGTAGTTACTATTTATTCACCCAACCCGGAAATCGGACAAAATGTGAAAACAGCCATGCCGATGATTGTAGCGGAAGAATTGGATGTGGATTGGGCAAATGTGTTAGTGGAGCAAGCACCACTGAATACAATAAAGTATAAGCGACAATTAGCTGGTGGAAGCCAATCCATCCGGCAGGAATGGAAAACCTTACGCATAGCCGGAGCAACTGCAAGACGCATGTTGATGGAAGCCGCTGCCCAAAAATGGGAAGTGCCTGTTTCAGAATTAACAGTTGATAAAGGAATTATTAAAAATGCATCAGGCAAAACACTGGGCTTTGGTGATGTGGCTACACTGGCTGTTTCCGTTGAAGTTCCAGAAGAAGTTCAACTGAAGGATCCAAAAGATTTCAAGATCATCGGCAAGCCCACAAAAAATGTTGACGGTAAAAAAGTTATTAAAGGTGAGCCCTTATTCGGTCTTGATATTAAACGTGAAGGCATGTTGATCGCGATGATTGCACATGCACCAGCATTTGGCATGCGACCGAAATCTGTGGATGATTCAGCGGCACGCAGTATGCCCGGCATTAAAGATGTGTTCACTATTACCACTTTGCCCGATGGTATAGAGCCACAGTGGTCGGATGTAAATGCGTTTAAAGAACTTGTTGTTGTGGTGGGCGACAACACATGGAATGTTATACAGGCCAAGAAAGCCTTAAAGATTGAATGGGAGGCCACTTCGGAATTAATGAGCACGGAAGGTTACGACAAGGCCCTCTCGGATTTGTTGGAAAAGAAAGCTGATGAGCCTGCCCGAAAAGATGGAAATCCAGATGAAATATTTAAAAAGGCAGCCAAGATTGTTGAGCGCACCTATTCTGCTCCGTTCCTCGCACACAACACGATGGAGCCGATGAACTTCTTCGCGCACGTTACAGCCGATGGTGCTGAACTTCTGGGGCCTATTCAAACCCCTGAACAATTACGAACAACTACTGCAGCTGTACTGGGTTTACCTGAAGATAAAGTCACCGTTGGCATGACTCGTCAGGGAGGTGGTTTCGGTCGCAGGCTGTACGGACATTTTGGTGTTGAGGCTGCGGTGATTTCCAAACATGTAAACGCACCGGTTAAACTGGTGTACACCCGCGAGGATGACATGACACAGGGCACGTACCGACCTGCCTACAAAGTGAAGTACCAGGCAGCGATTGATAAAGACAATAATTTATTGGGCATAAAAATTCGCGGAGCGGGTATACATGAAAGTCCGGTGTTTGCACATCGCTTTCCGGCTGGTGCGGTTGATCATTACCTGGTTGAAAATCATTCGCTCGATTCAAACATCAGTACAGGTGCGTGGCGCGCACCACGCTCAAACTTCATGGCGATTGCCGAACAAAGTTTTTTAGATGAAGTTGCGGAAGTTGTGGGTAAAGACCCGATCGATTTCCGATTGGAATTACTTGACCGTGCTGCTACCAATCCGGTTGGTGAACGTAACGATTACGATGCTGCACGCTATGCTGGTGTGTTAAAACTGGTAAAAGAAAAATCAGGCTGGGGCGAAAAGAAAGAGGGTGTGCATCGGGGTGTATCGGCCTACTTCTGCCATAACAGCTATGTGGCTCAGGTGATGGATGTGGTGGTGAAAAATTCCAAGCCCGTTGTTCAGAAAGTGTGGTGTGCTGTTGATTGCGGCATTGTGGTTAATCCGGAAGGAGCTAAAAACCAATTGGAGGGCGGCATTGTAGATGGTATTGGACACACCTTATACAGCGAAATGACTTTCAAAGATGGAAAGCCCGACCAAACCAACTTCCATAACTATCGATTGATCCGGAACAGTGAAGCTCCGCTTGAAGTTGAATGCTTCTTTGTAGATAATGGCATAGACCCAACCGGGTTAGGCGAACCGGGCTTACCCCCGGCAGGCGCTGCACTAGCCAATGCATTATATGCGGCAACCGGTAAGCGCTTAACTACACAACCTTTCGCCAAATCAGAACTGGCCATCACACCTATGTAA
- a CDS encoding S8 family serine peptidase, translated as MWRVKILFCFMLVVVMRAFGQNVPAMDTLPAKVGPLKLEKSNGFSVTVYTDNQELFTQWLATHSMHYKKVSDHYFLVSNLNNQKLDLLKKVPGVKFIDRGIRKAKEEVVLGDFDLSVNGITAVHALFPDAAGSGSLVSIKEKPFDQQDIDLKGRIVLNDQFDEASTFHATFMATIAVGAGNTSPFAKGVAWQASVTTSDFDQLLPDDGDELTQAGVSVQNHSYGVGLENYYGIESSAYDQAGITHPEILHVFSSGNRGTDTPVEGAYNGVSGFANLTGQFKVAKNVLTVGSADRFGNYVSLSSKGPAHDGRVKPELIAFGDAGSSEAAAVVSGAALVIQDAYKQKFGVLPDASLVKAVLINSARDVGRPQVDFETGFGNVDALNAIRTIETENFFLDEVGDEDSKLFSIVVPAQAEELKVTVAWNDLPADPFSEKALVNDLDLTIRNITANEIWEPWVLNSAPTVTNLQSLAQRGKDRLNNVEQITVSFPSEGEYEIRIHGYEVQNTQPFSIAYEINSGFEWRYPFTTDPLQTDVANFIRWRWYGSAETGLLQYQSVNDVSWQTIGNVDLTDQAFEWNTPPVIGLYRLRMVVGANYFDSEIFSISKPDRLSVGFNCEEAVMFTWNREEAADEYRLYEVGEKYLEPILTTTDTFAIFQKSELETAYFTVAPVFGAVEGSREFTIDYNTQGTGCYFRSFVARNYVVNEKAEFDVSLGTTFNLQSVVLERLNGSTFEPVQSLTVLESNNFLLTDASPRAGINIYRARLVTTAQENILSEEEEILFVRPADLYVFPNLLNKQDVLSVISNDQGTVQAELIDPLGKVVLRQEISGDVKVLDISEVRSIQTGIYILKIKLDTGTFLTSRVVITE; from the coding sequence ATGTGGCGGGTTAAGATCCTTTTCTGTTTTATGCTGGTCGTGGTGATGCGGGCTTTTGGTCAGAACGTGCCCGCTATGGATACCTTACCGGCCAAGGTTGGCCCGTTGAAACTGGAGAAAAGTAATGGGTTTAGTGTAACCGTATACACTGATAATCAGGAGTTGTTTACACAATGGTTGGCAACACATTCAATGCATTATAAGAAAGTTTCCGACCACTATTTCCTGGTTTCCAACCTCAATAATCAAAAGCTCGACCTATTAAAGAAAGTACCGGGTGTGAAGTTTATTGACCGCGGAATCCGAAAAGCAAAGGAGGAAGTTGTGTTGGGTGATTTCGATCTTTCTGTAAATGGAATAACAGCAGTACATGCCTTATTTCCCGATGCTGCCGGTAGTGGGTCGCTGGTTTCCATTAAAGAAAAACCATTCGATCAACAGGATATCGATTTAAAAGGACGTATTGTGCTGAATGATCAGTTTGACGAAGCCTCTACTTTTCATGCTACGTTTATGGCTACTATAGCAGTCGGGGCGGGCAACACCTCTCCGTTTGCCAAAGGGGTAGCGTGGCAAGCAAGCGTAACCACTTCCGATTTTGATCAGTTGCTGCCGGATGATGGAGACGAACTTACACAGGCTGGCGTCTCTGTTCAAAATCATTCTTATGGTGTAGGGCTTGAAAATTATTATGGAATAGAATCGAGTGCCTATGATCAGGCTGGCATTACCCATCCGGAAATTCTCCACGTTTTTTCTTCGGGAAACAGGGGAACTGATACTCCGGTGGAGGGGGCATATAACGGTGTAAGTGGATTTGCCAATCTTACCGGGCAGTTCAAGGTTGCCAAAAATGTACTTACGGTGGGTTCGGCCGATCGTTTTGGAAATTATGTTTCGTTAAGTTCAAAAGGTCCGGCCCATGATGGACGGGTAAAACCCGAGCTGATTGCTTTTGGTGATGCCGGTTCGTCTGAAGCTGCTGCTGTAGTTTCCGGTGCGGCTTTGGTGATTCAGGATGCGTATAAACAAAAATTCGGAGTACTTCCGGATGCTTCTCTGGTAAAGGCAGTATTGATTAATAGCGCCCGCGATGTGGGCAGGCCGCAGGTGGATTTTGAAACAGGCTTTGGAAATGTAGATGCTTTGAATGCGATTCGTACAATTGAAACTGAAAATTTTTTTCTGGATGAAGTTGGGGATGAGGATTCTAAGCTTTTTTCGATAGTTGTTCCGGCACAAGCCGAAGAACTGAAAGTAACCGTGGCGTGGAATGATCTCCCCGCTGATCCATTTTCTGAAAAAGCCTTGGTTAACGATTTGGACCTAACAATCAGAAATATTACGGCAAATGAAATTTGGGAGCCATGGGTATTAAACAGTGCTCCAACTGTCACGAACTTGCAAAGTCTGGCGCAACGAGGAAAAGATCGACTGAATAATGTGGAGCAGATTACCGTGTCATTTCCTTCAGAAGGGGAGTATGAAATTAGGATACATGGTTATGAAGTGCAGAATACACAACCGTTCAGCATCGCGTATGAAATCAATTCCGGATTTGAGTGGCGTTATCCATTTACCACTGACCCGCTTCAAACCGATGTTGCTAATTTTATCCGTTGGCGTTGGTATGGTTCTGCTGAAACAGGCCTGTTGCAATACCAATCCGTTAATGACGTTTCCTGGCAAACCATAGGTAATGTTGACTTAACCGATCAGGCTTTTGAATGGAATACTCCGCCTGTTATTGGTTTGTATCGCCTTCGGATGGTTGTTGGAGCGAATTATTTTGATTCTGAAATTTTTTCGATTTCAAAACCCGACCGGCTTTCAGTCGGGTTTAATTGTGAGGAGGCAGTAATGTTCACCTGGAATCGTGAAGAAGCAGCCGATGAATATCGGCTTTATGAGGTTGGTGAAAAGTACCTGGAGCCGATTCTTACTACAACGGATACATTTGCAATTTTTCAGAAATCGGAATTAGAAACGGCTTACTTTACCGTAGCGCCTGTGTTTGGTGCGGTGGAAGGAAGTCGCGAGTTTACGATTGATTATAATACCCAGGGAACCGGTTGTTATTTCCGGTCGTTTGTTGCCCGCAATTACGTGGTGAATGAAAAGGCTGAATTTGACGTGTCACTTGGAACAACCTTTAATCTGCAATCGGTCGTGTTGGAGCGATTGAACGGATCAACGTTTGAACCGGTGCAATCCCTAACGGTACTTGAATCCAACAATTTTTTACTGACAGATGCTTCGCCTCGGGCTGGCATTAACATTTATCGTGCAAGACTGGTCACGACTGCTCAAGAAAATATTCTCAGCGAAGAGGAAGAAATCTTATTTGTTCGTCCTGCCGATTTATATGTGTTTCCAAACCTATTAAACAAGCAGGATGTACTGAGTGTGATCAGTAACGATCAGGGAACTGTGCAAGCCGAATTGATTGATCCTTTGGGAAAAGTGGTTCTGCGGCAGGAGATTTCAGGGGATGTGAAGGTGTTGGATATTTCCGAAGTGCGTTCGATTCAGACCGGCATTTATATTTTAAAAATCAAACTTGATACTGGTACTTTCTTAACCTCACGGGTAGTGATCACCGAATAA
- a CDS encoding M57 family metalloprotease yields MKKKLLALATIFGAVILVSCELNEAPQQELVSEATLSKISAMGFSTENVQRTDGGYLVEGDIILHDHDLTGNHDHKDLRIAEVEQYRTFNLVTGLPRTIVVTTSGRNITQRLSDGINAAIARYNAQNLGITFVRGGSSGGGNINIRVVNTNQYIASAGFPSNGNPYNTVSYARNYTNYSLGFVTTVIAHEIGHCIGFRHTDYMNRAYSCGSGGNEGQATSGVGAIHIPGTPTGPDSGSWMLACLSSTTDRPFNNNDRVALDYLY; encoded by the coding sequence ATGAAGAAAAAACTCTTAGCATTGGCCACCATATTTGGGGCCGTGATCCTCGTTTCATGTGAACTGAATGAGGCACCTCAACAAGAACTGGTTAGCGAAGCCACGTTATCCAAAATCAGCGCCATGGGCTTCAGTACAGAAAATGTACAACGTACCGATGGCGGCTACCTGGTAGAAGGTGACATTATTCTCCACGATCATGATTTGACAGGCAACCATGATCATAAAGACTTGCGCATCGCGGAAGTTGAACAGTATCGCACTTTTAATCTGGTTACTGGCTTACCCAGAACAATTGTTGTTACCACCAGCGGACGTAACATTACTCAGCGACTCTCTGATGGTATAAATGCTGCCATTGCCCGGTACAATGCCCAAAACCTTGGAATTACCTTTGTGCGCGGAGGTTCATCCGGTGGCGGAAATATTAATATCAGGGTTGTAAACACCAACCAATACATTGCTTCTGCAGGTTTTCCAAGCAATGGCAATCCTTATAACACAGTTAGTTATGCTCGCAACTATACCAACTACTCACTTGGATTTGTAACGACTGTTATCGCCCACGAAATCGGGCATTGCATTGGTTTCCGTCATACCGATTACATGAACCGCGCCTATAGCTGTGGATCAGGTGGTAACGAAGGCCAGGCAACTTCAGGCGTGGGTGCCATTCATATTCCAGGCACTCCTACAGGTCCTGATTCAGGTTCATGGATGTTGGCTTGCTTGAGCAGCACAACCGACCGTCCGTTTAACAACAACGATAGAGTTGCCTTAGATTACTTGTATTAA